One window of the Eucalyptus grandis isolate ANBG69807.140 chromosome 6, ASM1654582v1, whole genome shotgun sequence genome contains the following:
- the LOC104451051 gene encoding serine/threonine-protein kinase RHS3 — MDSIPKNDTNGWYGMPGDPKKPDQTAKDVSKSTADSPAKPAKSDPFPKDCEVGLRKVERDNKNNATVDGLPICRQQIPGLTRMHANNHDHNEIPTASSAATLTSRPLTLMTLQPQPNTKNCNSQQGSSRSNSLESSGVMLRPHTGGDVRWEAINMVPKGGPKLGMSNFRLLKRIGYGDIGSVYLVELRGSNTHFAMKVMDKSSLASRNKLQRAQTEREILGLLDHPFLPTLYSYFETEKFYCLVMEFCSGGNLHSLRQKQQNKRFTEEAARFYASEVLLALEYLHMLGIVYRDLKPENVLVRDEGHIMLSDFDLSLRCSVSPTLVKSSSVHVGGGGGSSSSSSSNGLSSGAILDDEFAVHGCMQPSNFLPRILPGKKNRKSKSDFGVMMGGGGPQSQLPELMAEPTNVRSMSFVGTHEYLAPEIVRGEGHGSAVDWWTFGIFLYELLHGTTPFKGSGNRATLFNVVGQPLRFPETPQVSFMARDLIRGLLVKEPHKRIAYKRGATEIKQHPFFEGVNWALVRSAPPPHVPDPVDFSQFAVKDPKVEHAKKKTITDNNTTLYQKDDNPSDSSYIEFEYF; from the exons ATGGACTCAATCCCCAAGAATGATACAAACGGATGGTACGGCATGCCCGGCGACCCCAAAAAGCCAGATCAAACAGCCAAAGATGTCTCCAAGTCTACAGCTGATTCGCCTGCTAAACCTGCAAAGTCTGATCCATTTCCCAAAGATTGTGAAGTTGGATTGAGAAAAGTTGAACGGGATAACAAGAACAATGCAACCGTTGATGGACTCCCCATTTGCCGGCAGCAGATTCCAGGCCTAACAAGAATGCATGCCAATAATCATGACCACAATGAAATTCCAACAGCTTCATCTGCAGCGACATTGACAAGTAGACCACTCACACTGATGACGCTGCAACCGCAACCAAATACAAAGAACTGCAATAGCCAGCAGGGATCGAGCCGTTCTAACAGCTTGGAGAGCTCGGGTGTGATGCTGAGGCCCCACACAGGTGGGGATGTTCGATGGGAGGCCATCAATATGGTGCCCAAGGGAGGTCCTAAACTTGGTATGAGCAACTTTCGGCTCCTGAAACGCATAGGATATGGGGACATAGGAAGCGTGTATCTCGTGGAGCTCCGAGGATCCAACACTCACTTTGCAATGAAAGTGATGGACAAGTCATCCCTTGCCAGCAGAAACAAACTCCAGCGAGCTCAGACCGAAAGGGAGATACTCGGGCTCCTCGACCACCCATTCCTGCCCACTCTTTATTCTTACTTCGAGACCGAAAAGTTCTATTGCTTGGTCATGGAGTTCTGCAGCGGAGGAAATCTGCATTCCCTCCGtcaaaagcaacaaaacaaGCGTTTCACGGAAGAAGCTGCGAG GTTTTATGCGTCGGAGGTGCTGTTGGCGCTGGAGTACCTGCACATGCTAGGTATTGTATACAGGGATCTGAAGCCAGAGAACGTGCTGGTGAGAGACGAAGGGCATATAATGCTTTCAGACTTTGACTTATCGCTACGGTGCTCGGTCAGCCCAACACTAGTGAAGTCCTCATCGGTACATgtaggtggcggcggcggcagcagcagcagcagcagcagcaacggtCTTTCGTCTGGGGCCATTTTGGATGATGAGTTTGCGGTGCACGGTTGCATGCAGCCATCCAACTTTCTGCCTCGGATATTGCCCGGGAAGAAGAACCGCAAGTCTAAATCGGACTTCGGGGTGATGATGGGTGGAGGAGGGCCGCAGTCCCAATTGCCCGAGCTGATGGCGGAGCCAACCAACGTGAGGTCCATGTCCTTCGTGGGGACCCATGAGTATCTGGCTCCGGAGATCGTCCGTGGAGAAGGACATGGGAGTGCGGTAGATTGGTGGACGTTCGGCATATTCTTGTATGAGCTGCTGCATGGCACCACTCCTTTCAAGGGCTCGGGCAACCGGGCCACTCTCTTCAACGTGGTGGGGCAACCCTTGAGATTCCCAGAGACCCCACAGGTGAGCTTCATGGCGCGGGACTTGATACGAGGCCTCCTAGTCAAGGAGCCCCACAAGCGCATTGCCTACAAAAGAGGTGCCACTGAGATCAAGCAACACCCGTTCTTCGAAGGAGTGAATTGGGCCCTGGTGAGGAGTGCACCCCCTCCCCACGTACCTGATCCCGTTGACTTCTCCCAGTTTGCTGTTAAAGATCCAAAGGTAGAACACGCCAAGAAGAAGACGATCACTGATAACAATACTACTCTTTATCAGAAAGACGACAATCCTAGTGACTCTTCTTACATAGAGTTCGAATACTTCTAA
- the LOC104451052 gene encoding uncharacterized membrane protein YuiD: MAGRCWNSTIWYACPCASPSPSPSRNLVVRSKVGFFQDIAEIAHNKVLIAAGVSTAIGQLSKPFTSPEGDAKHFDFRVAFRSGGFPSSHSAAVVATATSLSFERGFSDSIFGLSVVYAALVMYDSQGVRREVGKHAKVMNGALLKKARVKSPSVESDTVGKPSSLPINSGQSSQFPSKLQLRMGDDGENISGIVGEGGTRLKESVGHTEVEVLAGAVLGFVVSMVVNTLM; this comes from the exons ATGGCGGGGAGGTGCTGGAACTCGACCATCTGGTACGCCTGCCCCTgcgcctctccctctccttctccttctcgcAACTTGGTCGTCCGCTCCAAAGTCGGATTCTTCCAAGATATCGCCGAAATCGCCCACAACAAA GTGCTCATCGCAGCTGGTGTATCGACGGCCATCGGGCAGCTGTCCAAGCCCTTCACATCGCCGGAGGGAGATGCCAAGCATTTCGATTTCAGAGTCGCCTTTCGTTCCGGTGGTTTCCCTTCCTCCCACTCCGCC GCAGTTGTGGCCACCGCTACCTCCCTTTCTTTCGAGAG GGGGTTCTCAGATTCAATCTTTGGACTCTCGGTTGTGTATGCTGCACTTGTCATGTATGATTCCCAg GGCGTAAGGAGAGAAGTGGGGAAACATGCCAAGGTGATGAATGGAGCTCTGCTCAAGAAAGCACGGGTGAAATCTCCATCCGTGGAGAGTGACACAGTGGGAAAGCCATCTTCGTTACCCATCAATTCGGGTCAAAGCAGCCAGTTCCCGAGCAAACTACAATTACGAATGGGTGATGATGGGGAAAATATATCTGGTATAGTTGGAGAGGGTGGAACCAGGCTGAAAGAATCGGTTGGGCACACGGAGGTGGAAGTTTTAGCCGGTGCTGTATTGGGCTTTGTGGTCAGCATGGTTGTAAATACCTTGATGTAG
- the LOC120294942 gene encoding uncharacterized protein LOC120294942: protein MSGAQGAEPKESKTATTYESVEGGENRTRTDIRMPQDQGGIQVDMLQEKVPDATGYGGPVFGAGAAASKTKDEEAEDKQKLDLGVTGTG from the coding sequence ATGTCAGGAGCGCAGGGGGCAGAGCCCAAGGAGTCGAAGACGGCGACGACGTACGAGTCGGTGGAGGGAGGGGAGAACAGGACGAGGACGGACATTCGCATGCCTCAGGACCAGGGCGGCATTCAGGTGGACATGCTGCAGGAGAAGGTCCCCGATGCCACCGGGTACGGCGGCCCCGTCTTTGGTGCTGGTGCTGCCGCCAGTAAAACCAAGGATGAGGAGGCGGAGGACAAGCAGAAGCTCGACTTAGGCGTCACTGGCACCGGATGA
- the LOC104451054 gene encoding NAC domain-containing protein 76 yields MMASNGQPSVPPGFRFHPTDEELLYYYLRKKVSYEAIDLDVIREIDLNKLEPWDLKDKCKIGTGPQNEWYFFSHKDKKYPTGTRTNRATAAGFWKATGRDKAIHLSNSKRIGMRKTLVFYIGRAPHGQKTDWIMHEYRLEEESAPDLQEDGWVVCRVFKKKNHRVGFQAEMGQERQDHHQESHDHISQCMKSGGGGGFCMTSQMEPKQHRHHQHHHHLQLQSLLCNNYNMECSMHLPQLLSPEVASSSFGDVQEMLRLTAASTCTSSSGGGGDWSFLDKLLAATSHQQQQQQQQQCLPLQQADPCQSLPKAYPSSQVQVVADAGASSHHKFPFHYLGCDPDMFKFPK; encoded by the exons ATGATGGCAAGCAATGGACAACCGTCAGTTCCACCCGGCTTCCGATTTCATCCCACAGATGAGGAGCTTCTCTATTACTATCTGAGGAAGAAGGTGTCTTATGAAGCCATCGATCTTGACGTTATTAGAGAGATTGATCTCAACAAGCTCGAACCTTGGGATCTTAAAG ACAAGTGCAAGATTGGAACGGGTCCTCAAAATGAGTGGTACTTCTTCAGCCACAAGGACAAGAAATATCCAACCGGAACTCGAACAAATCGGGCAACGGCAGCTGGATTTTGGAAGGCAACAGGGAGGGACAAGGCCATCCACCTAAGCAACTCAAAGAGGATAGGGATGAGGAAGACCCTAGTCTTCTACATTGGACGAGCTCCTCATGGCCAGAAGACTGACTGGATCATGCATGAGTATCGGCTTGAAGAAGAATCTGCCCCAGACCTCCAG GAGGATGGGTGGGTGGTATGCAGGGTGttcaagaaaaagaaccatAGAGTTGGGTTCCAAGCAGAAATGGGTCAAGAACGTCAAGATCATCATCAGGAGTCACATGACCACATCAGTCAGTGCATGAAGTCAGGTGGTGGTGGGGGTTTCTGTATGACATCACAAATGGAGCCCAAGCAACATCGCcatcatcagcatcatcatcacTTACAACTACAATCCCTCCTGTGCAACAATTACAACATGGAGTGCTCCATGCACCTCCCGCAGCTGTTGAGCCCAGAggtcgcctcctcctcctttggtgATGTGCAGGAGATGCTGAGGCTCACCGCTGCTTCCACTTGCACCAGTTCCAGCGGCGGTGGAGGAGATTGGTCGTTCTTGGACAAACTTCTCGCAGCCACGTctcaccagcagcagcagcagcagcagcagcagtgcCTGCCCCTGCAGCAGGCTGATCCATGCCAGTCGCTGCCTAAAGCCTATCCATCCTCCCAAGTGCAAGTCGTGGCGGATGCCGGAGCTTCATCTCACCACAAGTTCCCTTTCCACTATTTGGGTTGTGATCCAGACATGTTCAAGTTCCCCAAATAG
- the LOC104451055 gene encoding ABC transporter D family member 2, chloroplastic, producing the protein MQAHTLSSTVGTRRYLSCHDGGGGGAGGGGHKDTPLLHILRFPSAFLGDSLSMASIGYPTRRRRTATNNTNATPPPRPSSSNSKSLSKSSPVAAAASSSTSSPQSDDDQEGQSKGLGPRRLWKRFWKVAAPYWRSEDKTQARLQLAAVFALTLGTTGISVGFNFLGRDFYNALANKDAEQFTKQLLYYLGAFAFGIPFFVLRDYARETLSLRWRSWMTKYYMERYLKDRTFYKIQSQSIIDNPDQRIVDDLSSFTGTALSFSLTFFNAAVDLISFSNILYGIYPPLFVVLLVYSIGGTAISVLLGKGLASLNFLQEKKEADFRYGLVRVRENAESIAFYGGEENELHLLLQRFSSAFENLTQLLISSRNLEFFTSGYRYLIQILPAAVVAPMYFSGKIEFGVINQSVSAFNHILGDFSLIVYQFQAISAFSAVIDRLGEFDDILDRSTSKYPDDSTQHIHLICCNVCPGFEGNGPVTMHKFQKLLHIENLTLQTPTSKTTLIKELSLQINCNDSLLVTGPSGCGKTSFLRAIAGLWNSGSGTITFYVHDVEFTQSLISKDVTSLEVNTAISNLRELEETPSQIPRGVFFLPQRPYMNLGTLREQLLYPTWVEGATPDSSGNSSTGMPQFLVQTPISGDGSKRSRMPSTDDLVKVLEDVRLDYLLARFNSLDLTYEWSSVLSLGEQQRLAFARLLLSKPKLALLDESTSALDEDNEAHLYQLIKAAGITYVSIGHRQTLFNHHNAVLHISKMDADSTLCNWRLGSIDENSPSHLSKLQ; encoded by the exons ATGCAAGCGCACACCCTATCCTCCACCGTGGGCACTCGGCGCTACTTGAGTTGTcatgatggaggaggaggaggagcaggaggaggaggccaTAAGGATACCCCACTCCTTCATATTCTTCGCTTCCCGAGTGCCTTCCTCGGTGATTCGCTCTCCATGGCCTCCATCGGATatccaacaagaagaagaagaaccgcCACCAACAACACGAATGCCACCCCACCACCACGACCCTCCTCTTCCAACAGCAAGTCCCTCTCCAAATCTTCCCCAGTAGCAGCGGCAGcatcctcctccacctcctcgccCCAATCAGATGATGACCAG GAGGGACAGAGCAAGGGACTCGGTCCCCGGAGGCTATGGAAGAGATTCTGGAAGGTGGCCGCTCCCTATTGGCGGTCCGAGGACAAAACCCAAGCCCGACTTCAGCTGGCCGCTGTTTTCGCACTCACTCTGGGCACCACTGGCATCAGCGTCGGCTTCAACTTTCTTGGCCGCGACTTCTACAACGCTCTAGCCA ACAAGGACGCCGAGCAGTTCACCAAGCAACTCCTCTATTATCTCGGCGCTTTCGCTTTTGGCATTCCG TTCTTTGTGCTAAGAGATTATGCAAGAGAAACTCTCTCTCTTAGATGGAGATCTTGGATGACCAAATACTACATGGAGCGCTATCTGAAGGACAGAACCTTCTACAAAATCCAATCCCAGTCAATCATTGATAATCCAGACCAGCGAATTGTTGATGATCTAAGTTCGTTCACAGGCACagccctttctttctctttgacATTTTTCAATGCTGCAGTTGACTTAATATCATTCAGCAATATCCTGTATGGTATCTATCCTCCTCTCTTTGTTGTTCTTCTGGTATATTCAATTGGTGGAACAGCCATCAGTGTGCTTCTCGGGAAG GGTCTGGCGTCTCTAAATTTCctgcaagagaagaaagaagccgATTTCCGTTATGGGCTTGTACGAGTTCGAGAAAATGCCGAATCCATTGCTTTCTATGgtggtgaggaaaatgaattgcaCCTTCTGCTGCAGCGCTTCAGTAGCGCTTTTGAGAATTTAACT CAATTGTTGATATCATCTCGTAACCTGGAGTTCTTTACAAGTGGCTACAGATACCTCATCCAGATTCTTCCAGCTGCTGTAGTTGCTCCTATGTACTTTTCTGGGAAAATTGAGTTTGGAGTTATAAATCAGTCTGTATCTGCTTTTAATCATATCCTTGGAGATTTCTCTCTGATCGTGTACCAATTTCAAGCTATTAGTGCGTTTTCAGCTGTCATTGACCGACTAG GTgaatttgatgatatcctggATAGAAGTACTAGTAAATATCCTGATGACTCCACTCAGCACATACATCTCATTTGTTGCAATGTGTGTCCTGGTTTTGAGGGCAACGGGCCTGTAACTATGCACAAGTTCCAAAAGTTATTACACATTGAAAATTTGACCCTGCAGACGCCTACTAGTAAAACAACTCTAATCAAGGAGTTATCGTTACAGATCAACTGCAACGACAGTTTGTTG GTAACGGGACCTAGTGGCTGTGGCAAGACTTCATTTTTAAGAGCTATAGCTGGCCTATGGAATAGCGGGAGTGGAACAATCACATTCTATGTTCATGATGTGGAATTTACCCAGTCACTCATTTCAAAGGATGTGACTTCTCTCGAAGTAAACACAGCAATTTCAAATCTTAGGGAACTTGAGGAGACACCTAGTCAGATTCCTAGAGGCGTATTTTTCCTCCCTCAGAGGCCATATATGAATCTGGGAACGTTACGTGAACAGTTGCTGTATCCAACATGGGTTGAAGGAGCAACTCCTGATTCAAGTGGCAATTCATCAACTG GTATGCCACAATTCTTGGTACAGACACCGATTTCAGGAGATGGGAGTAAAAGGTCTAGGATGCCCTCAACTGATGATCTGGTAAAGGTTTTGGAAGATGTTCGTCTGGATTATTTGTTAGCTCGTTTTAACAGTCTGGACTTAACATATGAATGGTCAAGTGTTCTTTCCCTTGGCGAGCAGCAACGCCTTGCTTTTGCTCGTCTATTGCTTTCAAAACCAAAGTTGGCTTTACTGGATGAGTCAACGAGTGCCTTGGATGAGGACAATGAG GCTCATTTGTACCAGCTTATTAAAGCTGCTGGCATCACATATGTGAGCATTGGTCATCGGCAAACCCTATTCAACCACCATAATGCGGTTCTGCATATATCAAAGATGGATGCTGATAGTACTCTTTGCAACTGGCGCTTAGGATCCATTGATGAAAACTCTCCGTCTCATTTGTCAAAGCTACAATAG